From a region of the Triticum aestivum cultivar Chinese Spring chromosome 7D, IWGSC CS RefSeq v2.1, whole genome shotgun sequence genome:
- the LOC123170554 gene encoding 4-hydroxyphenylacetaldehyde oxime monooxygenase, whose product MATPLTSLLLSQPEQWHHVLLALFSILSLLLWRRSSSRKRLKLPPGPARVPLLGNLHQLGPMPHRTLRDLARVHGPVMQLQLGKAPTVVLSSAEAAWEALKAHDLDCCTRPVSAGTKRLTYDLKNVAFAPYGAYWREVRKLLTVELLSARRVKAAWYARHEQVEKLMSTLSHAEAKPVALDEHILSLSDGIIGTVAFGNIYGSDKFSQNNSFQDALDDVMEMLSSSGSSAEDLLPGVIGRLVDHLTGFIARRERIFKQLDSFFETVIEHHLDPKRVLPENGGDLIDVLIDLWKKPRGIFRFTKDHVKAVIFSTFVAGIDTSAATIMWAMSELVRKPRVLKKVQDHIRALVGGNKRVKPEDMPKLSYLRMVVKETLRLHPAAPLLLPRETMRDIKIGGYDVPAKTRIYVNAWAIGRDPISWSNDPDEFNPDRFEVNDIDFKGEHPELTPFGAGRRICPGISMAMATIEFTLANLLFSFEWVLPEGTTTDDVNMKEEGRLILHRKEPLVLVPTAYHHDLE is encoded by the exons ATGGCGACCCCACTCACCTCGCTGCTCCTCTCCCAACCCGAACAATGGCATCACGTCCTCTTAGCACTTTTCTCCATCCTATCCCTCCTGCTGTGGAGAAGGAGCTCGTCCAGGAAACGGCTCAAGCTGCCACCAGGCCCTGCGAGGGTGCCCCTCCTTGGCAACCTGCACCAGCTCGGCCCGATGCCGCACCGGACCCTGCGAGACCTGGCGCGGGTCCACGGGCCGGTGATGCAGCTGCAGCTCGGTAAGGCGCCGACAGTGGTGCTGTCGTCCGCGGAGGCGGCGTGGGAGGCGCTCAAGGCTCATGACCTCGACTGCTGCACGCGGCCCGTGTCCGCGGGGACGAAGCGGCTGACCTACGACCTCAAGAACGTGGCGTTCGCGCCCTACGGCGCGTACTGGCGGGAGGTGCGCAAGCTCCTCACCGTCGAGCTCCTCAGCGCGCGCCGCGTCAAGGCGGCGTGGTACGCACGCCATGAGCAG GTGGAGAAACTGATGAGCACGCTGAGCCATGCAGAAGCGAAGCCAGTGGCACTGGACGAGCACATCTTGAGCCTCTCCGATGGTATCATCGGCACGGTAGCGTTTGGCAACATCTATGGCAGTGATAAGTTCTCCCAAAATAATAGTTTCCAGGATGCGCTCGACGATGTAATGGAGATGCTATCCAGCTCCGGCTCCTCCGCCGAGGACTTGCTCCCTGGAGTCATCGGCCGCCTTGTTGACCACCTTACCGGCTTCATAGCCCGCCGCGAGCGAATATTCAAACAATTAGACTCCTTCTTTGAGACGGTCATTGAGCATCACTTGGACCCTAAGCGTGTGTTACCTGAGAATGGCGGCGACCTCATTGATGTCCTCATCGACCTCTGGAAGAAACCACGTGGCATATTTAGGTTCACCAAGGACCACGTCAAGGCCGTAATCTTT TCGACGTTCGTTGCTGGCATTGACACTAGTGCAGCAACGATTATGTGGGCGATGTCGGAGCTGGTCCGGAAGCCGCGCGTGCTCAAGAAGGTGCAGGACCATATtagggccttggtgggaggcaacAAGAGAGTGAAACCAGAAGACATGCCCAAACTCAGCTACCTCAGGATGGTGGTGAAGGAGACCTTGCGGTTGCACCCAGCAGCACCGCTTCTACTGCCAAGGGAGACCATGCGAGACATCAAGATCGGTGGGTATGACGTGCCGGCCAAGACACGGATCTATGTGAATGCATGGGCGATCGGCAGAGACCCGATAAGCTGGTCTAACGACCCAGATGAGTTCAACCCTGATAGGTTTGAAGTAAATGATATAGACTTCAAAGGCGAGCATCCAGAGCTAACGCCGTTTGGCGCGGGACGGCGGATATGCCCAGGCATCTCCATGGCCATGGCCACCATCGAGTTTACACTCGCCAATCTGCTCTTCAGTTTTGAGTGGGTGCTCCCAGAGGGGACGACAACGGATGATGTGAACATGAAGGAAGAAGGAAGGCTTATCTTGCACCGAAAGGAGCCACTCGTACTCGTTCCCACCGCATACCACCACGACCTTGAATAG